From a region of the Myxococcus stipitatus genome:
- a CDS encoding class I adenylate-forming enzyme family protein: MSAPDSSPAWVLGHARATPDAPAVDSPWARLTYQRLAERMCLLAGHLRAAGVSPGDKVLIVLPLGTAGVVASLAVQALGACAVELDRETGAASVDAILAQTRARHAFVFGQDARKWAGKPGLERVYVVHGSRPPERMLQMLAPATCAWVQEDGALEAEAEPLATLPPTPADAHAAIVYTSGSTGTPRGVIQTFSNIAANTRSIVEYLGLGARDRAHLVLPLHYCYGKSVLQTHLLAGGSVFLDPRFMYPLVVLEAMAAEGSTGFAGVPLTFELLRRQASADTLSKLRLRYVTQAGGGMAPDTIQWTRASFHPAALYVMYGQTEATARLSYLPPEKAAEKAGSIGVAIPGVELRVVGEDGAPLPVGETGHLVARGPNVTPGYLGAPEETAAILRDGWLWTGDLAWRDADGFFFLVGRAKEILKVGGHRVSPAEMEHQLGRHPAVKEVAVVGVPDALGGEAACAVVVLQEGASVKEDDLRRFCRESLPAHKVPRHVVFTEALPRGPSGKVLKAELRTRYSSVGSV, translated from the coding sequence ATGAGCGCGCCGGACTCCTCCCCCGCCTGGGTGCTGGGGCACGCCCGGGCCACGCCGGACGCGCCCGCGGTGGACTCGCCGTGGGCCCGCCTCACCTACCAGCGGCTCGCCGAGCGGATGTGCCTGCTCGCGGGCCACCTGCGCGCCGCGGGCGTGTCGCCGGGCGACAAGGTGCTCATCGTCCTTCCGCTCGGCACTGCTGGAGTCGTCGCGAGCCTCGCGGTGCAGGCGCTGGGGGCCTGCGCGGTGGAGTTGGATCGGGAGACGGGCGCGGCGTCGGTGGACGCCATCCTCGCGCAGACGCGCGCGCGGCATGCGTTTGTCTTCGGGCAGGACGCGCGCAAGTGGGCCGGCAAGCCGGGCCTGGAGCGCGTGTACGTGGTGCATGGCTCGCGGCCTCCGGAGCGCATGCTCCAGATGCTCGCGCCGGCGACCTGCGCCTGGGTGCAAGAGGACGGCGCGCTGGAGGCGGAGGCGGAGCCCCTGGCCACCCTGCCCCCGACTCCGGCGGACGCCCACGCCGCCATCGTCTACACGTCCGGGAGCACGGGCACGCCCCGGGGCGTCATCCAGACGTTCAGCAACATCGCCGCCAACACGCGCTCCATCGTCGAGTACCTGGGCCTGGGCGCGAGGGACAGGGCGCACCTCGTGCTCCCGCTACACTACTGCTACGGGAAGAGCGTGCTGCAGACCCACCTGCTCGCGGGCGGCTCCGTGTTCCTCGACCCGCGCTTCATGTACCCGCTGGTGGTGCTGGAGGCCATGGCCGCCGAGGGCAGCACGGGCTTCGCGGGCGTACCGCTCACCTTCGAGCTGCTGCGGCGACAGGCCAGCGCGGACACACTGTCGAAGCTCCGGCTGCGCTACGTCACCCAGGCGGGCGGAGGCATGGCGCCGGACACCATCCAGTGGACGCGCGCGTCCTTCCACCCCGCGGCGCTGTACGTCATGTACGGCCAGACGGAGGCCACCGCGAGGCTGAGCTACCTGCCTCCCGAGAAGGCGGCGGAGAAGGCGGGCTCCATCGGCGTGGCGATTCCCGGCGTGGAGCTGCGCGTGGTGGGCGAGGACGGCGCGCCCCTGCCCGTGGGCGAGACGGGGCACCTGGTGGCCCGGGGCCCCAACGTGACGCCGGGTTACCTGGGCGCGCCCGAGGAGACGGCCGCCATCCTCCGCGACGGCTGGCTGTGGACGGGCGACCTGGCGTGGCGCGACGCGGACGGCTTCTTCTTCCTCGTGGGGCGCGCGAAGGAGATCCTCAAGGTGGGCGGCCACCGGGTGAGCCCGGCGGAGATGGAGCACCAGCTGGGGCGGCACCCGGCGGTGAAGGAGGTCGCCGTGGTGGGCGTGCCGGACGCGCTGGGCGGCGAGGCGGCCTGCGCGGTGGTGGTGCTCCAGGAGGGCGCCTCCGTGAAGGAGGACGACCTGCGACGCTTCTGTCGGGAGTCTTTGCCGGCGCACAAGGTGCCCCGGCATGTCGTGTTCACGGAGGCGCTGCCCCGAGGGCCCAGTGGCAAGGTGCTCAAGGCGGAGCTGCGCACCCGGTATTCATCCGTTGGTTCGGTGTAA
- a CDS encoding acyl carrier protein yields the protein MSIRDRIRTFIVDTFFVDEFGDDDSFLRKGLIDSTGMMELVAFLEQDFGIKLEDKELVPENLDSLARVAAFVERKQQQRLPQAG from the coding sequence GTGAGCATTCGTGACCGCATCCGCACCTTCATCGTCGACACGTTCTTCGTGGACGAGTTCGGCGACGACGACTCCTTCTTGCGCAAGGGCCTCATCGACTCGACGGGGATGATGGAGCTGGTGGCCTTCCTCGAGCAGGACTTCGGCATCAAGCTGGAGGACAAGGAGCTGGTGCCGGAGAACCTGGACTCGCTGGCGCGGGTGGCGGCGTTCGTCGAACGCAAGCAGCAGCAGCGCCTGCCGCAGGCGGGCTGA
- a CDS encoding ABC transporter permease: protein MDSLRQDLRYAVRTLKRTPGFTLAAIITLALAIGANTVLFSAIHAMLLKPLPFRDAEQLVRLWCEQEDFPYASVSPPELLGWREHGRSFSQLAGVTRRDLSLTGTDTPERVRTGRVTPNFFATLGVSPARGRDFVEEDAQPGNTPSVVVVSHGFWKKALGGADDAVGRQVVLDGRGYTVVGVLPEGFSYPDMAEDLDVWVPNWLDPQAHGNHYMSVVGRLAPGTSLEAATADLRRVALVIAQPEPGQKPSSVRLELWQRHLTSASRPVLWTLWAAVGFVLLIACANVANLLLVRALARQREGAIRAALGASRARRVRQALTESVLLGVLGGAGGLVLVLWGMELIRALLPPAMLRVTPLELNIPAMLFSLALSVGAGLLFGLAPALHTSGVDVLPLLKQSGSAVGARSNHPLRNALVAVQLALALVLLAGTVLMAQTLRNVQAVDPGFDPEGVLSARLSLPDTKYGTKEQKVAFFGELLGRLRALPGVEAAGVVNDAPLGGSNSNGDFTLEGASPVEGVRFITEFRVASPGYFPAMRIAVRQGRDFGPQDTAKSEPVLIVNEAFVRRFLGGGEALGRRVKLGWSDTEPFRTIVGVVADVRHVQLTEPATPESYAPYEQLPLQTMSVLLRTHGAPSASVAAVREALREVDSQQPVFDLAPFSNRLDRQLSRPIATARLLAAFALLAVVLAGVGVYGVMAYAVGQRTRELGIRLALGAHPRQLLALVMGQGLKLTALGVGVGLAAAFGCTRLLASLLYGVDAGEPLVFVGVAAALAAISLLATWIPALRASRVAPSVSLRSE from the coding sequence ATGGACTCCCTCCGGCAGGACCTCCGGTACGCGGTGCGCACCCTGAAGCGCACTCCCGGTTTCACGCTCGCGGCGATCATCACGCTGGCGCTGGCCATCGGGGCGAACACCGTCCTCTTCAGCGCCATCCACGCCATGCTGCTCAAGCCGCTGCCCTTCCGGGACGCGGAGCAGCTGGTCCGGCTGTGGTGCGAGCAGGAGGACTTCCCCTACGCCTCGGTGTCGCCGCCGGAGCTGCTCGGGTGGAGGGAGCACGGGCGCAGCTTCTCGCAGCTGGCGGGAGTCACGCGCAGGGACTTGAGCCTGACGGGCACGGACACGCCCGAGCGGGTGCGCACCGGCCGCGTCACGCCCAACTTCTTCGCCACGCTGGGCGTGTCGCCGGCGCGGGGCCGCGACTTCGTGGAGGAGGACGCCCAGCCCGGCAACACGCCGTCCGTGGTGGTGGTGAGCCATGGCTTCTGGAAGAAGGCGCTGGGCGGCGCCGACGACGCGGTGGGCCGGCAGGTGGTGCTGGACGGCCGCGGCTACACCGTCGTCGGCGTGCTGCCGGAGGGCTTCTCCTATCCGGACATGGCGGAGGACCTGGACGTCTGGGTCCCCAACTGGCTGGACCCGCAGGCGCACGGCAACCACTACATGAGCGTGGTGGGGAGGCTCGCGCCGGGCACGTCGCTCGAGGCGGCGACGGCGGACCTGCGCCGAGTGGCGCTCGTCATCGCCCAGCCGGAGCCAGGGCAGAAGCCGAGCTCCGTGCGGCTGGAGCTGTGGCAGCGCCACCTCACCTCCGCGTCGAGGCCCGTGCTGTGGACGCTCTGGGCGGCGGTGGGCTTCGTGCTGCTCATCGCGTGCGCCAACGTGGCCAACCTGCTGCTCGTGCGGGCCCTGGCGCGCCAGCGCGAGGGGGCCATCCGCGCCGCGCTCGGAGCCAGCCGGGCCCGGCGCGTGCGCCAGGCGCTGACGGAGAGCGTCCTGTTGGGGGTGCTGGGGGGCGCGGGCGGCCTGGTCCTGGTGCTGTGGGGCATGGAGCTGATCCGCGCGCTGCTGCCCCCGGCGATGTTGCGGGTGACGCCGTTGGAGCTGAACATCCCGGCGATGCTGTTCAGCCTGGCGCTGTCGGTGGGCGCGGGGCTCCTGTTCGGCCTGGCGCCCGCGCTGCACACGTCGGGCGTGGACGTGCTGCCGCTGCTCAAGCAGTCGGGCAGCGCGGTGGGCGCGCGCTCCAACCACCCGCTGCGCAACGCGCTCGTGGCGGTGCAGCTGGCCCTGGCGCTGGTGCTGCTCGCCGGCACGGTGCTGATGGCGCAGACGCTGCGCAACGTCCAGGCCGTGGACCCGGGCTTCGACCCGGAGGGCGTGCTGTCGGCGCGGCTGTCGCTGCCGGACACGAAGTACGGGACGAAGGAGCAGAAGGTGGCCTTCTTCGGCGAGTTGCTGGGGCGGCTGCGCGCGCTGCCGGGCGTGGAGGCCGCGGGCGTGGTGAACGACGCGCCGCTGGGCGGGTCGAACTCCAATGGCGACTTCACCCTCGAGGGCGCCTCCCCCGTCGAGGGCGTGCGCTTCATCACCGAGTTCCGCGTGGCGTCCCCGGGCTACTTCCCGGCGATGCGCATCGCGGTGCGCCAGGGCCGGGACTTCGGCCCCCAGGACACGGCGAAGAGCGAGCCGGTGCTCATCGTCAACGAGGCCTTCGTGCGGCGCTTCCTCGGCGGCGGCGAGGCCCTGGGGCGCCGGGTGAAGCTGGGCTGGAGCGACACGGAGCCTTTCCGCACCATCGTCGGCGTGGTGGCGGACGTGCGGCACGTCCAGCTCACCGAGCCCGCGACGCCGGAGTCCTACGCGCCCTACGAGCAGCTGCCCCTGCAGACCATGTCGGTGCTGCTGCGCACGCATGGCGCGCCCTCGGCGTCCGTCGCCGCGGTGCGCGAGGCCCTGCGGGAGGTGGACTCGCAGCAGCCCGTCTTCGACCTGGCCCCCTTCTCCAACCGCCTGGACCGGCAGCTGTCGCGGCCCATCGCCACGGCGCGGCTGCTGGCGGCCTTCGCGCTCCTGGCCGTGGTGCTGGCGGGCGTGGGCGTCTACGGCGTCATGGCCTACGCGGTGGGCCAGCGCACGCGGGAGCTGGGCATCCGCCTGGCGCTGGGCGCGCATCCGCGACAACTGCTCGCGCTGGTGATGGGCCAGGGCCTCAAGCTCACCGCGCTGGGGGTGGGCGTGGGACTGGCGGCGGCGTTCGGCTGCACGCGGCTGCTCGCCTCGCTGCTGTACGGCGTCGACGCGGGAGAGCCGCTCGTCTTCGTGGGCGTCGCCGCCGCGCTCGCCGCCATCTCCCTGCTGGCCACCTGGATTCCCGCGCTGCGCGCCAGCCGCGTGGCGCCCTCCGTATCGCTGCGCTCGGAGTAG
- the asnB gene encoding asparagine synthase (glutamine-hydrolyzing) — MCGIAGFTYPAGGGAGAARAESAERLRRMTASIRHRGPDAQRALLLEGVALGHTRLSIVDLEGGHQPMRDAATGLTVVFNGEIFNHVELREQLSGQYTFRTRSDTEVILAAFLAWGIDCVRRFEGQWAFALWDPRDATLWLSRDRVGICPLYYAELPGGRLAFGSEAKTLFASGLVTPSLDARGLKQTFQLWSPVAPRTSFEGVSLLPPAHSARFRGGKLEVFRYWDLDFGVEPGPADEARIQEELGEVLERAVRLRLRADVPVAAYLSGGLDSSLLCALAQRQLGGTLRTFSVGFAHARFDEREHQATVARELATQHRVVEMKDGDIGTLVPGVIFHAEQAMMRSAPAPFLRLSEWVRENGIRVVLTGEGSDEMFLGYDLFKETKVRQFWARHPTSRWRPLLLRRLYPTLSVSQQNVEFLREFFGMGLETPEALGFSHLVRWSNSGRILRFLAPEFAARVADEDPVASVLSTVPAHVGRWRPLARAQYLEAKTLLSGYLLSAQGDRMLLGNAVEGRFPFLDTAVMELAARIPARVRLKGLDEKHVLKRFARGKVPSSILERNKFPYRAPIAGALVGPDAPAWARELLAPEAIAKVGVFDAKKAERLVAKLRAPNSAESEADTMALFAMASTQLLAHHFLPPRPPPQADVDAVVLESA, encoded by the coding sequence ATGTGTGGCATCGCGGGATTCACCTACCCGGCGGGAGGGGGAGCCGGGGCCGCGCGGGCCGAGTCCGCCGAGCGGCTGCGCCGGATGACGGCCAGCATCCGTCACCGGGGGCCCGACGCGCAGCGGGCCCTGCTGCTGGAGGGCGTGGCCCTGGGCCACACGCGCCTGTCCATCGTCGACCTGGAGGGCGGACACCAGCCGATGCGGGACGCGGCGACGGGCCTCACCGTGGTGTTCAACGGGGAGATCTTCAACCACGTGGAGCTGCGCGAGCAGCTCTCTGGCCAGTACACGTTCCGGACGCGCTCGGACACGGAGGTCATCCTCGCGGCCTTCCTGGCGTGGGGCATCGACTGCGTGCGCCGCTTCGAGGGCCAGTGGGCCTTCGCGCTGTGGGACCCGCGTGACGCCACGCTGTGGTTGTCGCGCGACCGGGTGGGCATCTGCCCGCTGTACTACGCCGAGCTGCCGGGCGGGCGGCTCGCGTTCGGTTCGGAGGCAAAGACGCTGTTCGCCAGCGGGCTGGTGACGCCCTCGCTCGACGCGAGGGGGCTCAAGCAGACCTTCCAGCTCTGGTCGCCGGTGGCGCCGCGCACCTCGTTCGAGGGCGTGAGCCTGCTGCCTCCGGCGCACTCGGCGCGGTTCCGGGGCGGGAAGCTGGAGGTGTTCCGGTACTGGGACCTGGACTTCGGCGTGGAGCCCGGGCCCGCGGACGAGGCGCGCATCCAGGAGGAGCTGGGCGAGGTGCTGGAGCGCGCGGTGCGGCTGCGGCTGCGCGCGGACGTGCCGGTGGCGGCGTACCTGTCGGGCGGGCTCGACTCCAGCCTGCTGTGCGCGCTGGCGCAGCGACAGCTGGGCGGCACGCTGCGCACCTTCTCCGTGGGCTTCGCGCACGCGCGCTTCGACGAGCGCGAGCACCAGGCCACGGTGGCGCGGGAGCTGGCCACGCAGCACCGCGTGGTGGAGATGAAGGACGGGGACATCGGCACGTTGGTGCCGGGCGTCATCTTCCACGCCGAGCAGGCGATGATGCGCTCGGCGCCCGCGCCCTTCCTGCGGCTGAGCGAGTGGGTCCGGGAGAACGGCATCCGGGTGGTGCTCACCGGAGAGGGCTCGGACGAGATGTTCCTCGGCTACGACCTCTTCAAGGAGACCAAGGTCCGGCAGTTCTGGGCCCGCCATCCGACGTCGAGGTGGCGTCCGCTGCTCCTGCGGCGGCTCTACCCCACCCTGTCGGTGAGCCAGCAGAACGTGGAGTTCCTGCGCGAGTTCTTCGGCATGGGTCTGGAGACGCCGGAGGCGCTCGGCTTCTCGCACCTGGTGCGCTGGTCCAACAGCGGCCGCATCCTGCGCTTCCTCGCGCCGGAGTTCGCCGCGCGTGTGGCGGACGAGGACCCGGTGGCGTCGGTGCTCTCCACGGTGCCGGCGCACGTGGGCCGCTGGCGACCGCTCGCGCGGGCCCAGTACCTGGAGGCGAAGACGCTGCTGTCGGGCTATCTCCTGTCCGCGCAGGGCGACCGCATGCTGCTGGGCAACGCGGTGGAGGGGCGCTTCCCGTTCCTCGACACGGCGGTGATGGAGCTGGCCGCGCGCATCCCCGCGCGGGTGCGGCTCAAGGGCCTGGACGAGAAGCACGTCCTCAAGCGCTTCGCGCGCGGCAAGGTGCCCTCCTCCATCCTGGAGCGCAACAAGTTCCCCTATCGCGCCCCCATCGCGGGAGCGCTGGTGGGGCCGGACGCGCCGGCCTGGGCTCGGGAGCTGCTCGCGCCGGAGGCCATCGCGAAGGTGGGGGTGTTCGACGCGAAGAAGGCGGAGCGGCTGGTGGCCAAGCTGCGCGCGCCCAACTCCGCGGAGAGCGAGGCCGACACCATGGCGCTGTTCGCCATGGCCTCCACGCAGCTGCTCGCGCACCACTTCCTGCCGCCCCGCCCGCCGCCCCAGGCGGACGTGGACGCGGTGGTGCTGGAGTCGGCATGA
- a CDS encoding acyltransferase, which yields MTSRIPSVPVPAVFAQLQALRKAVQPRAQRVLAMARARWLLRSIQRLGHNVAAYGPMLVHNDGFMSLGDRLTFVGGMVPSSLVCHPGARLTIGDDTQFNYGVSLEAWESVSVGARCMFASFVRLGDKDGPRTAPIVIEDDVWVAHGAILMPGVRVGARSVVAAGSIVTQDVPPDTLAMGNPARNMSLELVARETGT from the coding sequence ATGACGTCGAGAATTCCCTCGGTGCCGGTGCCGGCGGTGTTCGCCCAGCTCCAGGCGCTGCGCAAGGCGGTCCAACCCCGGGCGCAGCGGGTGCTCGCGATGGCGCGCGCGCGGTGGCTGCTGCGCTCCATCCAGCGGCTCGGCCACAACGTGGCGGCCTACGGGCCCATGCTCGTCCACAACGACGGCTTCATGTCGCTCGGAGACCGGCTCACCTTCGTGGGCGGCATGGTCCCCAGCTCGCTCGTCTGTCATCCGGGCGCCCGGCTCACCATCGGTGACGACACCCAGTTCAACTACGGTGTTTCACTGGAAGCCTGGGAATCAGTGAGCGTGGGTGCCCGTTGCATGTTCGCGTCGTTCGTCCGGTTGGGGGACAAGGACGGTCCGCGCACCGCGCCCATCGTCATCGAGGATGACGTCTGGGTGGCGCACGGGGCCATCCTCATGCCGGGGGTGCGCGTGGGGGCGCGCTCGGTGGTCGCCGCCGGCAGCATCGTCACGCAGGACGTCCCTCCGGACACGCTGGCCATGGGCAACCCCGCCCGGAACATGAGCCTGGAGCTCGTGGCCCGCGAGACGGGAACCTAG
- a CDS encoding acyltransferase, which produces MTTSRRALSREVEGLLARWRLRRCHRVGAAPTVLGRVWIHGEGQVHLGDRVVLDGRLAPIELHAMSADSVIVLGDDVAVEGGASLEALQSITVGSGARLGAFCKVMDNQHHPLRGNRHERPPSVPLVIEPGVTVGSRAILLPGTQLQKGCSVAPGTVISRRIPAGVTVGGAPARVLRREVAG; this is translated from the coding sequence ATGACGACGTCGCGCCGCGCATTGTCGCGAGAGGTGGAGGGCCTGCTGGCCCGCTGGAGGCTGCGGCGCTGTCACCGGGTCGGCGCCGCGCCCACCGTGCTGGGACGCGTCTGGATTCACGGCGAGGGGCAGGTCCACTTGGGGGATCGGGTGGTGTTGGACGGGCGGCTGGCGCCCATCGAGCTGCACGCGATGTCCGCCGACAGCGTCATCGTCCTGGGCGACGACGTCGCGGTGGAGGGGGGCGCCTCCCTGGAGGCCCTGCAGTCCATCACCGTGGGTTCGGGCGCGAGGCTGGGCGCCTTCTGCAAGGTGATGGACAACCAGCACCATCCGCTGCGGGGCAACCGCCACGAGCGGCCCCCTTCCGTGCCCCTGGTCATCGAGCCGGGGGTGACAGTGGGCAGCCGGGCCATCCTGCTGCCCGGCACACAGTTGCAGAAGGGGTGCTCGGTCGCGCCCGGCACCGTCATCTCCCGCCGGATTCCGGCCGGGGTGACGGTGGGGGGCGCGCCCGCGCGCGTGCTGCGTCGGGAGGTGGCGGGATGA